One genomic region from Streptomyces sp. Li-HN-5-11 encodes:
- a CDS encoding DUF6507 family protein: MLKSAGESASHLEKYAKAYGEHLTSAASSAGTISADAGSGGGSGSGGGGQKAQGGLVALALSQYAERASKDLQFVAARAGKSLQGVVDATTAYLHGDEEMAQRAQRGALAAPRLDAPGVGKA, encoded by the coding sequence GTGCTGAAGTCGGCGGGTGAGTCGGCGTCGCATCTGGAGAAGTATGCGAAGGCGTATGGGGAGCATTTGACGTCGGCGGCGTCGAGTGCGGGGACGATTTCGGCGGACGCCGGTTCCGGCGGCGGGTCTGGCTCGGGTGGTGGGGGTCAGAAGGCGCAGGGTGGTCTGGTGGCGTTGGCGTTGTCGCAGTATGCGGAGCGGGCGTCGAAGGATCTGCAGTTCGTGGCGGCGCGGGCGGGTAAGTCGTTGCAGGGTGTGGTGGATGCGACGACGGCGTATCTGCACGGGGACGAGGAGATGGCGCAGCGGGCGCAGCGGGGTGCGCTGGCGGCGCCGAGGCTGGATGCGCCGGGAGTGGGCAAGGCGTGA
- a CDS encoding pore-forming ESAT-6 family protein: MSGSGADRRSYDTGASADVQGSLQAVVARLEEVIGQRDRQVKAAMADFTADGVADEYHGKEQRWNHASQEVRNIIQLVKSTLEKNDSTAQSTLSRAKAAVDNIG, encoded by the coding sequence ATGTCGGGTTCGGGTGCGGATCGTCGGTCGTACGACACGGGTGCGTCGGCGGATGTGCAGGGGTCTTTGCAGGCGGTGGTGGCCCGGTTGGAGGAGGTGATCGGGCAGCGGGACCGTCAGGTGAAGGCGGCGATGGCGGACTTCACGGCGGATGGTGTGGCGGATGAGTACCACGGCAAGGAACAGCGGTGGAATCACGCGTCGCAGGAGGTGCGGAACATCATCCAGCTGGTGAAGTCGACGTTGGAGAAGAACGATTCGACGGCGCAGTCGACGTTGTCGCGGGCGAAGGCGGCGGTGGACAACATCGGCTGA
- a CDS encoding PP2C family protein-serine/threonine phosphatase, with protein MAAGLKRRAEAETFTARLKMQWHRVRVGVRRAAVDYFRGDGSDWVALGGLLLTIPLIAALTLANSVWFSPVALVLPIVAGGLLLRPASLLGLYAAAATALIVESVRLGPYTEGPSRVTPGVVLVVAACGFFGLLIAQFRSRVGVPWRRGGTMLFDLRERIRVQSKLPQLPDGWHREMALRPAGGQSFSGDFVVAARTNGGRTLEVVLTDVSGKGMDAGSRALLLSGAFGGLLGSLPPHAFLPAANGYLLRQDWEEGFATSIHLVLDLDSGDYELYSAGHPPGLQLSAGSGRWEEKAAEGPLLGVYDGAQFDPVKGSLRPGDVLMLFTDGLVETSDRDIVEGIDRLTGEADRYVAGGFHGAAWHLIEAVARDVNDDRALLLICREGSAAGVR; from the coding sequence ATGGCAGCAGGACTCAAGCGGCGCGCGGAAGCCGAGACGTTCACGGCCCGGTTGAAGATGCAGTGGCACCGGGTCCGTGTCGGCGTGCGCAGAGCCGCCGTCGACTACTTCCGCGGGGACGGCTCCGACTGGGTCGCGCTCGGCGGACTGCTGCTGACCATCCCGCTGATCGCGGCGCTGACCCTCGCCAACTCGGTGTGGTTCTCGCCGGTCGCGCTCGTGCTGCCGATCGTCGCGGGCGGACTGCTGCTGCGCCCGGCGAGCCTGCTCGGACTGTACGCCGCGGCGGCCACGGCACTGATCGTGGAGTCGGTGCGGCTCGGACCGTACACCGAGGGACCGTCAAGGGTCACCCCTGGCGTGGTCCTGGTGGTCGCCGCATGCGGCTTCTTCGGGCTGCTGATCGCGCAGTTCCGCAGCCGGGTCGGCGTGCCCTGGCGCCGTGGCGGCACCATGCTCTTCGACCTGCGCGAACGCATTCGCGTACAGAGCAAGCTGCCACAACTGCCCGACGGCTGGCACCGCGAGATGGCGCTGCGCCCGGCCGGCGGCCAGTCCTTCTCCGGCGACTTCGTGGTCGCGGCCCGCACCAACGGCGGCCGCACCCTGGAGGTCGTCCTCACCGACGTGTCGGGCAAGGGCATGGATGCCGGTTCGCGCGCGCTGCTGCTGTCCGGTGCGTTCGGCGGCCTGCTGGGCAGCCTGCCCCCGCACGCGTTCCTTCCCGCGGCCAACGGCTACCTCCTGCGCCAGGACTGGGAGGAGGGCTTCGCGACCTCCATCCACCTGGTGCTGGACCTGGACTCCGGCGACTACGAGCTGTACTCCGCGGGCCACCCACCGGGCCTCCAGCTCAGCGCGGGCAGCGGGCGCTGGGAGGAGAAGGCGGCCGAGGGCCCGCTCCTCGGCGTGTACGACGGCGCCCAGTTCGACCCGGTCAAGGGCTCCCTGCGCCCCGGCGACGTACTGATGCTGTTCACCGACGGTCTGGTGGAGACGTCCGACCGCGACATCGTCGAGGGCATCGACCGCCTCACCGGCGAGGCCGACCGCTACGTCGCCGGCGGCTTCCACGGCGCCGCCTGGCATCTGATCGAGGCGGTGGCCAGGGACGTCAACGACGACCGCGCGCTCCTGCTGATCTGCCGCGAAGGGTCGGCGGCCGGGGTGCGCTGA
- a CDS encoding GNAT family N-acetyltransferase yields MATDLATGLRVLERDEWDQWYDNLFRAFGGEPGSAEERELDRSLTEFDRSMAVWDGDLCVATAGAFSFRMTVPGGALVPTAGVTMVSVAATHRRRGVLTAMMRRQLDDVRSWGEPLAALTASEPAIYGRFGYGAATFQMDAEIDTARVALSVPAGTDDVRLRYAAPAEVLDACEAVYARLVPGRPGMLARQPGWERVGLLDPESERDGASVLQCVVAETDGEVTGYARFRTKMGWGVSGHDGTVVLKDLAAVDPAAEAALWRFLFDIDLMTTLTLRRRPVDESWQYLVSDIRRCRPRLRDALYLRLVDVGAALAARSYQAPVDVVFEVEDAFCPWNTGRWRLSGDAKGASCERTSDAADLSLSVRELGAAYLGGVSLASLAAAGRVRELRQGALAEAALAFGSAVPPWLPHGF; encoded by the coding sequence ATGGCTACTGACCTTGCGACCGGGCTGAGGGTGCTGGAGCGGGACGAGTGGGACCAGTGGTACGACAACCTGTTCCGGGCCTTCGGCGGGGAGCCGGGGTCGGCAGAGGAACGGGAGCTGGACCGCTCCCTCACCGAGTTCGACCGTTCGATGGCCGTCTGGGACGGGGACCTGTGCGTGGCCACGGCGGGGGCGTTCAGCTTCCGGATGACGGTGCCCGGCGGGGCCCTGGTACCGACGGCCGGCGTCACGATGGTCAGTGTGGCCGCGACGCACCGTCGGCGCGGGGTGCTGACGGCGATGATGCGACGGCAGCTGGACGACGTGCGCTCCTGGGGGGAGCCGCTGGCGGCGCTGACCGCGTCCGAGCCCGCGATCTACGGCCGCTTCGGGTACGGCGCGGCGACGTTCCAGATGGACGCCGAGATCGACACGGCCCGGGTGGCGCTGTCCGTCCCGGCCGGGACCGACGACGTACGCCTCCGGTACGCCGCCCCTGCCGAGGTGCTCGATGCCTGTGAGGCCGTGTACGCGCGGCTGGTTCCCGGGCGGCCCGGGATGCTGGCCCGGCAACCCGGCTGGGAGCGGGTGGGGCTGCTCGATCCGGAGAGCGAGCGGGACGGGGCGTCGGTGCTGCAGTGCGTGGTCGCGGAGACGGACGGCGAGGTCACGGGGTACGCCCGCTTCCGCACCAAGATGGGCTGGGGAGTCTCCGGGCACGACGGCACGGTGGTCCTCAAGGACCTGGCCGCTGTGGATCCGGCGGCCGAGGCGGCGCTGTGGCGGTTCCTGTTCGACATCGACCTGATGACGACGCTGACGCTGCGCAGGCGGCCGGTCGACGAGTCCTGGCAGTACCTGGTGTCCGACATCCGGCGGTGCCGGCCCCGGCTGCGGGACGCCTTGTACCTGCGGCTCGTCGACGTCGGGGCGGCACTCGCCGCGCGGTCGTACCAGGCTCCGGTGGATGTGGTGTTCGAGGTGGAGGACGCGTTCTGTCCCTGGAACACGGGGCGGTGGCGGCTGAGCGGGGACGCGAAGGGGGCGTCCTGCGAGCGGACGTCCGACGCGGCCGATCTGTCCCTGTCCGTACGGGAGTTGGGGGCGGCGTACCTCGGTGGGGTGTCGCTGGCCTCGCTGGCCGCGGCCGGGCGGGTGCGCGAGCTGCGGCAGGGGGCGCTGGCGGAGGCGGCGCTGGCGTTCGGGTCAGCCGTGCCGCCGTGGCTGCCGCACGGTTTCTGA
- a CDS encoding DNA-formamidopyrimidine glycosylase family protein, whose translation MPEGHTIHRLAQDYAARFHGTPTNVTSPQGKFSDAAALLTGAELTRTEAHGKHLFLGFRDSDWIHIHLGLFGKVTFGPAPAPPPTDTVRLRLANPASYVDLRGPTTCELITGDEKNAVHARLGADPLRPDADPAAAYARVRRSRTTIAALLMDQKVVAGVGNVYRAEVLFRHRVDPYRPGRDVTPAEWDAIWTDLVELMHEGVRNNRIDTVRPEHTPEAMGRPPRVDDHGGEVYVYRRAAMPCHVCGTAIRTADLAARNLFWCPTCQKPN comes from the coding sequence GTGCCAGAAGGGCACACGATCCACCGGCTGGCGCAGGACTACGCCGCCCGCTTCCACGGCACGCCCACGAACGTGACAAGCCCCCAGGGCAAGTTCTCCGACGCCGCAGCCCTGCTCACCGGAGCGGAGCTCACCCGCACCGAGGCTCACGGCAAGCACCTCTTCCTCGGCTTCCGCGACAGCGACTGGATCCACATCCACCTCGGCCTCTTCGGCAAGGTCACCTTCGGCCCGGCCCCCGCGCCCCCGCCCACGGACACCGTCCGACTCCGCCTCGCCAACCCCGCCTCGTACGTCGACCTGCGCGGGCCCACCACCTGCGAGCTGATCACCGGCGACGAGAAGAACGCCGTACACGCCCGCCTGGGCGCCGACCCCCTGCGCCCCGACGCCGACCCGGCCGCCGCCTACGCCCGCGTCCGCCGCAGCCGTACGACGATCGCCGCCCTGCTGATGGACCAGAAGGTCGTCGCCGGCGTCGGCAACGTCTACCGCGCCGAGGTCCTCTTCCGGCACCGCGTCGACCCGTACCGCCCCGGCAGGGACGTCACCCCGGCCGAGTGGGACGCCATCTGGACCGACCTCGTCGAGCTCATGCACGAGGGCGTCCGCAACAACCGCATCGACACCGTCCGCCCCGAGCACACCCCCGAGGCGATGGGCCGCCCACCGCGCGTCGACGACCACGGCGGCGAGGTGTACGTCTACCGCCGGGCCGCCATGCCCTGCCACGTCTGCGGCACCGCGATCCGCACCGCTGACCTGGCCGCCCGCAACCTCTTCTGGTGCCCGACCTGCCAGAAGCCGAACTGA
- a CDS encoding ribose-5-phosphate isomerase: MRVYLGSDHAGYELKNHLVEWLKAAGHEPVDCGPHIYDAQDDYPPFCLRAAERTAGDPDSLGVVIGGSGNGEQIAANKVKGVRAALAWSEETASLGRQHNNANVVAVGARMHTAEEATKFVETFLATPFSGDERHARRIDMLTSYETTGDLPPIPAHHPQQ, translated from the coding sequence ATGCGCGTGTATCTCGGCTCGGACCATGCGGGCTACGAACTCAAGAACCACCTCGTCGAGTGGCTCAAGGCGGCGGGCCACGAGCCCGTCGACTGCGGGCCGCACATCTACGACGCCCAGGACGACTACCCGCCCTTCTGTCTCCGTGCCGCGGAGCGCACCGCCGGCGACCCCGACTCCCTCGGTGTCGTGATCGGCGGCTCCGGCAACGGCGAGCAGATCGCCGCGAACAAGGTCAAGGGCGTACGGGCGGCTCTCGCCTGGAGCGAGGAGACCGCGTCGCTCGGCCGGCAGCACAACAACGCGAACGTCGTCGCGGTGGGTGCGCGCATGCACACGGCCGAGGAGGCCACCAAGTTCGTCGAGACCTTCCTGGCCACCCCGTTCTCCGGCGACGAGCGCCACGCCCGCCGCATCGACATGCTCACGTCCTACGAAACGACGGGGGACCTTCCGCCGATCCCGGCGCACCACCCGCAGCAGTAG
- a CDS encoding amino acid permease: protein MTSQPTPQQAGSGPAGPEGHGSGLQAGLKNRHLSMIAIGGVIGAGLFVGSSSGIATAGPGILLSYALVGTLVVLVMRMLGEMSAANPTSGSFSAHADRALGSWAGFSIGWLYWFFWVVVLAVEATAGAKILSGWVPAVPQWGWALIVMTVLTATNLVSVGSYGEFEFWFAGIKVVAIGAFIVVGALAIFGVLPGVHSDKAGLGNLTDHGGFLPHGPGAILTGVLLVVFSFMGSEIATLAAGESEDPKQAVTKSTNSIIWRIAVFYLGSIFVVVSLLPWNDKSITDKGSYVAALDSLGIAHAGEIMNFIVLTSVLSCLNSGLYTASRMAFSLGERGDAPKAFARTNSRGVPMAAIVVSVVFGFVAVFFNYRFPNSVFLFLVNSSGAVALFVWLVICFSQLRMRKIIQREAPEKLVVKMWLYPYLTWATAALILFVLGYMLTDTEGESSGRTTVLLSLLVAAVVLVIAAVKQRFGGERRAVGAEAAEAEKVSAG, encoded by the coding sequence ATGACCTCGCAGCCGACCCCGCAGCAGGCTGGAAGCGGCCCGGCGGGCCCCGAAGGACACGGTTCCGGGCTTCAGGCCGGACTCAAGAACCGCCATCTGTCGATGATCGCGATCGGCGGTGTGATCGGAGCGGGACTGTTCGTCGGTTCCAGTTCCGGCATCGCGACCGCCGGCCCCGGCATTCTCCTGTCGTACGCCCTCGTGGGAACGCTCGTCGTCCTCGTGATGCGCATGCTCGGCGAGATGTCCGCCGCCAACCCCACCTCCGGCTCCTTCTCCGCGCACGCCGACCGCGCGCTCGGCAGTTGGGCCGGCTTCTCCATCGGCTGGCTCTACTGGTTCTTCTGGGTCGTGGTGCTGGCCGTGGAGGCGACGGCCGGGGCCAAGATCCTCTCCGGCTGGGTGCCCGCCGTGCCCCAGTGGGGCTGGGCCCTGATCGTGATGACGGTGCTGACCGCCACCAACCTGGTCTCCGTCGGCTCCTACGGCGAGTTCGAGTTCTGGTTCGCCGGGATCAAGGTCGTGGCGATCGGGGCGTTCATCGTCGTCGGCGCGCTGGCGATCTTCGGGGTGCTGCCCGGCGTGCACAGCGACAAGGCGGGGCTCGGCAACCTCACCGACCACGGAGGCTTCCTGCCGCACGGGCCGGGTGCCATCCTCACCGGTGTGCTGCTCGTCGTCTTCTCCTTCATGGGCAGTGAGATCGCGACGCTGGCCGCCGGGGAGTCCGAGGACCCGAAGCAGGCCGTGACCAAGTCGACCAACAGCATCATCTGGCGAATCGCCGTCTTCTACCTGGGTTCGATCTTCGTCGTCGTCTCTCTGCTGCCCTGGAACGACAAGTCGATCACCGACAAGGGCTCCTACGTGGCCGCCCTGGACTCCCTCGGCATCGCGCACGCCGGTGAGATCATGAACTTCATCGTGCTGACGTCGGTGCTGTCCTGTCTCAACTCCGGCCTGTACACCGCCTCCCGCATGGCCTTCTCGCTCGGTGAGCGCGGGGACGCGCCGAAGGCGTTCGCGCGGACCAACAGCCGCGGTGTGCCCATGGCCGCGATCGTCGTGTCGGTCGTCTTCGGCTTCGTGGCGGTGTTCTTCAACTACAGGTTCCCCAACTCCGTCTTCCTCTTCCTCGTCAACTCCTCCGGTGCGGTCGCCCTGTTCGTCTGGCTGGTGATCTGCTTCTCGCAGCTGCGCATGCGGAAGATCATCCAGCGGGAGGCGCCGGAGAAGCTCGTCGTGAAGATGTGGCTGTACCCGTACCTGACCTGGGCGACGGCCGCACTGATCCTCTTCGTGCTCGGCTACATGCTGACCGACACCGAGGGCGAGAGCAGCGGGCGGACGACCGTGCTGCTGTCGCTGCTGGTCGCGGCGGTCGTGCTGGTGATCGCCGCGGTCAAGCAGCGGTTCGGCGGCGAGCGCCGGGCGGTGGGCGCCGAGGCCGCCGAGGCGGAGAAGGTCTCGGCCGGCTGA
- a CDS encoding FAD-binding oxidoreductase has product MTFAESTADLLVLRPGDTGYDAEFAGFQLGFTQRPAAVFAASSAEDVIAAVRYAAGRDLPIGVQATGHGLPGASEGGVLITTRRMDGVAVDPEARTVRVQAGVRWGQVVAAAAPYGLAPLNGSAPGVGAVSYTLSGGLGILAREFGYAADHVRALDVVTADGRLRHVTPESDPGLYWALLGGGHNMGVVTGLEIGLVPVRTLYGGSLAFDGREVDPAAVLRAYEKWTRTVPEGLTSSFAAVPYPDLPALPPHLRGRYVVSVRVAYTGDDGERLVAPLRETGPVLADSLRSMPYAESHTIHSDPDFPHAYYGDSAVLSELDVDRAGELLRRVGPDTVRMCVVQINHLGGALARPAPNSVPYREGRFLARLLTVGDREQARAVLDPAFALLREATLGRALNFAFGAGDRTEGLYDARTRERLAELKSLYDPANLFRRNYNIAP; this is encoded by the coding sequence ATGACCTTCGCCGAAAGCACCGCTGACCTGCTCGTCCTCCGTCCCGGCGACACCGGCTACGACGCGGAATTCGCCGGTTTCCAGCTCGGGTTCACCCAGCGGCCCGCCGCCGTCTTCGCCGCCTCCTCGGCCGAGGACGTGATCGCCGCCGTGCGGTACGCGGCGGGCCGCGACCTGCCGATCGGCGTCCAGGCCACCGGGCACGGCCTGCCCGGCGCCTCGGAGGGCGGCGTGCTGATCACGACCAGGCGGATGGACGGGGTGGCCGTCGACCCCGAGGCCCGTACCGTCCGCGTCCAGGCGGGGGTGCGCTGGGGCCAGGTGGTGGCGGCCGCCGCGCCGTACGGGCTGGCGCCGCTCAACGGCAGCGCGCCGGGCGTGGGCGCCGTGTCGTACACGCTGAGCGGCGGACTGGGCATCCTGGCCAGGGAGTTCGGCTACGCGGCCGACCATGTGCGCGCGCTCGACGTCGTCACCGCGGACGGCCGGCTGCGGCACGTGACCCCGGAGTCGGACCCCGGCCTGTACTGGGCCTTGCTCGGCGGCGGGCACAACATGGGCGTCGTCACCGGGCTGGAGATCGGCCTCGTACCGGTGCGTACCCTCTACGGGGGCTCGCTCGCCTTCGACGGGCGGGAGGTCGACCCGGCGGCCGTCCTGCGGGCGTATGAGAAGTGGACGCGGACCGTGCCGGAGGGGCTGACCTCGTCCTTCGCCGCCGTGCCCTACCCGGACCTGCCGGCGCTTCCGCCGCACCTGCGCGGGCGGTACGTCGTCTCCGTCCGCGTCGCGTACACCGGCGACGACGGCGAGCGGCTCGTCGCCCCGCTGCGGGAGACGGGGCCGGTGCTCGCGGACTCGCTGCGCTCGATGCCGTACGCCGAGAGCCACACCATCCACAGCGACCCGGACTTCCCGCACGCCTACTACGGGGACAGCGCGGTGCTGAGCGAGCTCGACGTGGACAGGGCGGGCGAGTTGCTCCGGCGCGTCGGGCCGGACACGGTCCGCATGTGCGTCGTGCAGATCAACCACCTCGGCGGGGCACTGGCCCGACCCGCGCCGAACTCGGTGCCGTACCGCGAAGGGCGGTTCCTGGCGCGGCTGCTGACCGTGGGGGACCGCGAGCAGGCGCGCGCGGTCCTCGACCCGGCCTTCGCGCTGCTCCGGGAGGCGACGCTGGGCCGCGCCCTCAACTTCGCGTTCGGGGCGGGCGACCGCACGGAAGGGCTCTACGACGCCCGGACGCGCGAGAGGCTCGCCGAGCTGAAGTCGCTGTACGACCCGGCGAACCTCTTCCGGAGGAACTACAACATCGCCCCGTGA
- a CDS encoding biotin transporter BioY, which yields MSTAAATARPREVLADLLPASRVRDAALVVGGAVLTGIAAQISVPIPGTPVPVTGQTFAALLVGTTLGAGRGFLSLALYALAGIAGVPWFAGGASGAAAPSFGYVLGMLLASAVVGALARRGGDRNAWRTAGTMLLGEAVIYAVGVPYLALATGMSFSAAIAAGLTPFLVGDAVKAALAMGVLPTAWKFAGK from the coding sequence ATGAGCACCGCAGCCGCCACCGCCCGTCCCCGCGAGGTCCTCGCCGACCTGCTGCCCGCGTCCCGCGTCCGCGACGCCGCGCTCGTCGTGGGCGGCGCCGTGCTCACCGGAATCGCCGCCCAGATCTCCGTGCCCATACCGGGCACCCCCGTGCCGGTGACCGGCCAAACCTTCGCCGCGCTGCTGGTCGGCACCACGCTCGGCGCGGGCCGCGGCTTCCTCTCCCTCGCCCTCTACGCGCTCGCCGGCATCGCGGGCGTGCCGTGGTTCGCGGGCGGCGCCTCGGGCGCGGCCGCGCCGTCCTTCGGCTACGTCCTCGGCATGCTGCTCGCCTCGGCGGTCGTCGGCGCGCTGGCTCGCCGCGGCGGCGACCGCAACGCCTGGCGCACGGCGGGCACGATGCTGCTCGGCGAGGCCGTCATCTACGCGGTCGGCGTGCCCTACCTGGCCCTGGCCACGGGCATGTCCTTCTCCGCCGCGATCGCCGCCGGCCTCACCCCGTTCCTCGTCGGCGACGCGGTGAAGGCGGCCCTGGCGATGGGCGTGCTGCCCACTGCCTGGAAGTTCGCGGGCAAGTAG
- a CDS encoding DsbA family protein — translation MSETTTTSGKTPVDFWFDPLCPWAWMTSRWVLEVEKVRDIEVRWHIMSLAVLNEPKLDELPEQYRELLTTKAWAPIRVVTAAWQKHGDDVLGPLYTALGTRFHNQGEGPTREAIAAALEEVGLPADLIDYADQEDFEFDAELRASHKEGIEKVGQDVGTPVIAVPGPDGEQIAFFGPVVTPAPKGEQAARLWDGTIAVASVPGFYELKRTRTVGPDFSNL, via the coding sequence ATGTCCGAGACCACGACCACCTCAGGCAAGACCCCCGTCGACTTCTGGTTCGACCCGCTGTGCCCGTGGGCGTGGATGACGTCCCGGTGGGTGCTGGAAGTGGAGAAGGTGCGCGACATCGAGGTCCGCTGGCACATCATGAGCCTGGCCGTCCTGAACGAGCCCAAGCTCGACGAGCTGCCCGAGCAGTACCGGGAGCTGCTGACCACCAAGGCGTGGGCCCCGATCCGCGTGGTGACCGCGGCCTGGCAGAAGCACGGCGACGACGTCCTCGGCCCCCTCTACACCGCGCTCGGCACCCGCTTCCACAACCAGGGGGAGGGCCCGACCCGCGAGGCCATCGCCGCCGCCCTGGAGGAGGTCGGCCTGCCCGCCGACCTCATCGACTACGCCGACCAGGAGGACTTCGAGTTCGACGCCGAGCTGCGCGCCTCCCACAAGGAGGGCATCGAGAAGGTCGGCCAGGACGTCGGCACCCCGGTCATCGCGGTCCCCGGCCCCGACGGCGAGCAGATCGCCTTCTTCGGCCCGGTCGTCACCCCCGCACCCAAGGGCGAGCAGGCGGCCCGCCTGTGGGACGGCACGATCGCCGTCGCCTCGGTCCCCGGATTCTACGAGCTGAAGCGGACCCGGACGGTGGGCCCCGACTTCAGCAACCTGTAG